A portion of the Magnolia sinica isolate HGM2019 chromosome 17, MsV1, whole genome shotgun sequence genome contains these proteins:
- the LOC131230444 gene encoding aspartic proteinase CDR1-like, producing MAAHRRSDSRLHYFQSRQSRSSSINVPNAPLRPTLGEYVMSFYMGTPPIKRWAIIDSGSSLLWVQCEPCVECYEMNQPLFDPSRSVTFDKVTCSNIFCEVEYTASCKPNTNVCIFKETFGDGAVTEGDAAYEAFILEDTNGPNITLESIIFGCGHEITGAYDEDEAGLVGLSRDPYSFVRQIGALKFSYCLVPFYYLKTWSKILFGKQAQLTGNFTQMLKVKGQEEFYHVSLDGISVGNNRLPIKEGLFHANEKGEGGFIVDSGTTYTLLFKEGLDALISALDDEIFLDPAEDPYGRLHLCYYVNSINDFEVTPDITFHFTGADVVLPKIGTYTEVDRGIYCLAMKPTTDVSILGNLAQQNRIVGYDLDKELVAFAKADCTKF from the exons ATGGCCGCACACCGCCGCTCCGACTCCCGACTCCACTACTTCCAGTCACGTCAATCAAGATCATCATCAATCAATGTCCCAAACGCCCCTCTTCGGCCCACTTTAGGTGAGTATGTGATGAGCTTCTATATGGGCACACCCCCAATTAAGAGGTGGGCCATCATCGACTCAGGCAGCTCGTTGTTGTGGGTTCAATGTGAGCCTTGCGTAGAATGTTATGAAATGAATCAGCCCCTATTCGACCCTTCCAGGTCAGTGACGTTCGACAAGGTTACCTGCAGCAATATTTTTTGTGAGGTCGAGTACACCGCCTCGTGCAAGCCCAACACTAATGTCTGCATATTCAAGGAGACATTTGGGGATGGTGCAGTGACGGAAGGCGACGCTGCTTATGAGGCATTCATCTTGGAGGATACCAACGGTCCCAACATTACGCTTGAAAGCATCATCTTCGGTTGTGGCCATGAAATTACCGGAGCCTACGACGAAGATGAGGCCGGTTTGGTGGGCCTCAGCAGGGATCCGTATTCGTTTGTTAGGCAGATAGGGGCCCTTAAATTCTCCTATTGCTTGGTTCCATTCTATTATTTGAAAACCTGGAGCAAGATCCTTTTTGGAAAGCAAGCTCAACTTACAGGCAATTTTACACAGATGTTAAAG GTTAAGGGCCAAGAAGAGTTTTACCATGTCAGTCTTGACGGCATCAGCGTCGGGAATAACCGGCTACCAATCAAAGAAGGACTATTCCATGCCAATGAGAAGGGTGAGGGAGGATTCATAGTCGACTCGGGCACAACATACACACTCCTCTTCAAGGAAGGTCTCGATGCCTTAATCAGTGCATTGGATGATGAAATATTTCTAGACCCGGCTGAGGACCCCTACGGAAGACTTCATTTGTGCTACTATGTAAATTCGATCAATGACTTTGAGGTCACACCAGACATAACATTTCATTTCACCGGAGCCGATGTAGTTCTACCCAAGATAGGGACCTACACAGAGGTAGATCGCGGCATATATTGCCTGGCCATGAAGCCGACCACTGACGTTTCGATCTTAGGAAATCTAGCACAGCAAAATCGCATTGTGGGCTATGACCTTGATAAGGAATTGGTTGCTTTTGCCAAGGCCGACTGTACCAAATTCTAG